The genomic DNA GGCGCAGGAGGAACTCGGAACATCTCGGGCAACTCCTTACATCATGAACGACTCGAGGAGAAACTGGCGGATCTTCATCAAAAGGAGGCCGCTTTGCTGTTCACTTCGTGCTTTGTGGCCAACGATTCGACGCTGTTCACGCTCGCCAAGCTGCTGCCGGGATGTCACATCTTCTCGGACGCTGGCAATCATGCCTCAATGATTCAGGGAATACGGAACAGCGGAGTCCCAAAGCATATATTCCGGCACAACGATGTTGACCATCTGCGCATTCTTTTAAAACAATTGGACAAAAGCACTCCCAAGATAGTAGCATTTGAGACCGTACATTCCATGACAGGGGCGATATGCCCACTTGAAGAGCTGCTCGATGTTGCCCACGAATACGGTGCCATTACGTTCATCGATGAGGTGCACGCGGTGGGACTGTATGGGGACCATGGCGCCGGGGTTGGTGAACAAGACGGGGTGCTGCACAAAATGGACATCATATCTGGAACCTTGGGCAAGGCGTTTGGTAACATTGGAGGTTACATAGCAGGGTCCGATAAGCTTGTCGATATGATACGCTCGTACGCGGCTGGATTTATTTTCACCACCTCGTTGCCACCCACGGTGCTTTGTGGCGCTCTGGAAGCTGTCAATGTTCTGGCCTCGGATGAAGGCCGTCATCTTCGCAGCTTGCACCAACGAAACGTTTCTTACCTAAAGAACTTGCTCAAACGAGAAGGTACGTGTAATTTCACGCTTTATGTAACTTGAAGGTTATTTTCTAAATAatctatttataaatgtttcttGCTATAAATAGCAAAAAGCATTGCAACGTTAAAAGATAAAGATATCTAAGTGCATTTAATATGATCTAATTCTCTGTTTTcgatgttttttgtttggtttcagGTTTTCCAGTCGAGGACACGCCCAGCCACATCATCCCAATTAAGCTTGGAGACCCGTTGAAGTGCACCCAAATCTCAAACATGCTAATCGAACAATTCGGACACTACCTACAATCCATCAACTATCCAACGGTGGCCCGCGGCCAGGAGAAACTTCGTCTAGCTCCGACACCTTTCCATACCTTTGAAATGATGAACGCTTTAGTTACGGACTTGAAGAAGGTGTGGCAAATGGTTGATCTGTCGACAAATGTGCCGCTGTCCCCGAACGGCTGCATGTTCTGCAACACTGAGAGCTGCGGCCACCAGGACACGTGCCCCGACCTCGAGTGTGGTATACCCAATTGCCCGCGTCTGGAAATCTCTGTAGCTGCATAATTAACCAAAgcattcaaaatattcaatttttgcttaaattctttttatggttttggacaaataaacaaatggtTTTGGTGCTTTAAACATGATGAGTGATtgctttaattcaatttattttcttatcACGCGATTCTCTCGTTTGAGGTGCGGATAAGACTTCGATCGAAGTGTCAGAAGTGCGTGTGGCACATGCCAAGTTCGGAAGCACGCAGGTGGCATGCTAATCAGAAAATTCACTGGAAAACTTCCCCTTGAACTTAACCCCTAAGTCGAATGGCAGAATAGATAGTGGGCTGATCATTTACCGAACCGAATTATGAAATTGATAGCAGTTTTCTCTGGGTAATTGTGACGCTGCATTTtgggggaaaaacaaatagaTTGTTTGCTGATAGCGATTGACACTACAGTTCACTTactgattattattattattatattaattgACACAATTTCATAAAAACAATTAGCTAAGTATTTGGAAATTGTATACAATGATTCTGCCAAACAGATCTGACATAGACTCAAATACAAGTTTTATCTTTGAACAACTTTTTGTGAGAGATGCATCCTTAAAGTAAAACCGCTGAGGAGAGTTGATATCTTCGGGATAAAATGTCTCTTGGTAGGTGGGTTCTCCTTCGCGGGAGTGTGAATACACCAAAGCCGTAAACTGCTGACCAGAAAATCCGCCCTGAAACTGTAAGCACAGTCCTGTGACAGTTTGTGGCTCATCCAATGTCATGATAATCCATTGAGGTGTTCCCTAGCCAAATGTGAGATAGTAGTATAAAGAGGCTATCCTTATACAAGATAAATACTATATAATACCTCATCTGAGCTCCAAGAGGTATCATCGTTCTGATCAAACATGTATTGCTTGCCATACTGCTTCACGTCTTTGTTCAACACGGAGCTCACTCTGCGAATGTTCAATCGAAAATTTATTGATAGCGGCTCAGAAAGGTGCTTAACCTTGATCTAACCTGCATGTAAACTTTACATTAGTCAACACATTCATCTCAAATCAATCATATCATTCATAAATTCGGCATAAACAAAACAGAGCATCCACGTTAGAGGCATTAGTGATGGCGATAACACGCACCTGTTACTTGTGGTCGAGTTCCAGTGAACTTCAAGGTAAGGGAAATGAAGTGCAAGCGGATGTGCAAATATATGCTTTGGATTCGATTTGTAGTGGATCTGGTGGAAATGGATTTAATTCGTaccaataaataataagttGTATGGAACAACCATATTTTGTGTCTTGCTATTCATTTTCAGACTAGAGGTAAAGTATAGTggaacaaacaaattacacaCATATCGAAAGTATCGATAGCTGCGAAATAAAAACAGCTGCTTGGTCAACTTATTGTTTCCGGATTTAACAAACAATTGGAAATGATTAAAGCCATTCTTGTATTTAACAACCATGGGAAGCCCAGGCTGTCCAAATTCTATCAATATTTCGTAAGTATATCTGCTGTGGAGTTAACCATAACGTGAGCTTGGTGTATGCCGTACGATTGGCGACACGTATGACGAGTGCAGTTTTTATACATTATATTTAATGTTCCAGGATGAAAACCTccagcaacaaataataaaagagaCGTTTCAGCTTGTCTCCAAAAGGGACGATAATGTTTGCAACTTTCTAGAAGGCGGCAGGTGAGTTCTATAAACTGCAAAATCCTCAGTggacacacaaatgtacatatgtaaaaatgcAACTGATACATCTGTTTACCCATAGCTTGATTGGTGGATCGGACTATAAGCTGATATACCGTCACTATGCCACCTTGTACTTTGTCTTCTGTGTGGACTCCTCAGAGAGCGAACTGGGCATTCTGGACTTGATTCAAGTGTTTGTGGAAACTCTGGACAAGTGCTTTGAGAATGTTTGTGAACTGGATCTCATATTTCATGCTGATGCCGTGCACCATATTCTGTCGGAATTGGTCATGGGTGGCATGGTGCtacaaacaaatatgaatGATATAATGGCTCGTATTGAGGAGCAGAATAAGATTGTCAAACAGGAGGCGGGCATTTCAGCAGCACCTGCGCGAGCTGTGAGCGCAGTAAAGAGTATGAACATTCCTCAACAGATTAAAGATATAAAGCTACCCGATCTGCCCCAGGCAATTAAGGACCTAAAGTTCTGACAAATGTATGTTCCACCATAGCTAGAAAGATCTTGTTAACCATTTGGTCGACTAATTTATGTTTCTCCTCAGCTATTTAAATGAATTCCCATGAGCACAATGCCGTTTTCCACGTTTTGATGCTTTAATAATATTAAGCCATGTTGGATTTATGTACCCACTCTCATTTATCGAATAAAATGCAACCTAATTATCTATAGAAATTGTGTAaactatttatttgtgtaatAATATGCTTACATGTACATCAACTATTGGGTCCAGCCTGTTCTCTGTCATCCTCTTCACCGACTTCCAGCATAACTTGCATTATTCTCCGCTTAAGTCTCTTGCGGGAAATGTCTGAATTCAAGTTGCGAAACTCATTGGCTATTAATTCACCGAACGAGTCCCACTGGTCCCTGCCAATGCTGACTTGTGCCGGAACAGAAACTGCTCCTGCCGCATCCACTTGTCGAGTTGCAGCAGAGCTAGTGCATGTTGTCGATGCAGATAGGATGGCGGAGACATATTCAGGAACAGACGCTTCAATTGTTTCACACATGCTTTGAATTTGAGGCGCCCTACTTTCGTCCGCAACAGCAACCCGCTGGTCCACGTTCTCGAGTTGGCATTTCGGTGCTGAAGATGGGGCCACCTCTTGGTCGGCATCCAGTTTTGCACTCAATTTCTAAAATAGTCAAAGAATAATTAACAAGGAAACAACTTAAGTGAGATTTAAGCTCATACCTTGCATTGCGTTGGACCATTTGGCTGATATCCAGGCCGTGGTTCAATGATAGCCCGCAAGAACA from Drosophila subobscura isolate 14011-0131.10 chromosome E, UCBerk_Dsub_1.0, whole genome shotgun sequence includes the following:
- the LOC117891025 gene encoding 5-aminolevulinate synthase, erythroid-specific, mitochondrial translates to MQCPFLNRFTTNFVRNYAEVLCQSYGMYCPVVGKTLSGSGSEKKLSLVASLPYAATVTRPLSKREYSTESSRFGSDVKGGHENERAVASARDTFPYEKFFNDQIMKKKRDHSYRVFKKVNRLAGDGLFPHALEYSDRTERPITVWCSNDYLGMSAHPSVKRAVQDALDMHGSGAGGTRNISGNSLHHERLEEKLADLHQKEAALLFTSCFVANDSTLFTLAKLLPGCHIFSDAGNHASMIQGIRNSGVPKHIFRHNDVDHLRILLKQLDKSTPKIVAFETVHSMTGAICPLEELLDVAHEYGAITFIDEVHAVGLYGDHGAGVGEQDGVLHKMDIISGTLGKAFGNIGGYIAGSDKLVDMIRSYAAGFIFTTSLPPTVLCGALEAVNVLASDEGRHLRSLHQRNVSYLKNLLKREGFPVEDTPSHIIPIKLGDPLKCTQISNMLIEQFGHYLQSINYPTVARGQEKLRLAPTPFHTFEMMNALVTDLKKVWQMVDLSTNVPLSPNGCMFCNTESCGHQDTCPDLECGIPNCPRLEISVAA
- the LOC117891030 gene encoding nuclear receptor 2C2-associated protein isoform X3; the protein is MYIVSSVLNKDVKQYGKQYMFDQNDDTSWSSDEGTPQWIIMTLDEPQTVTGLCLQFQGGFSGQQFTALVYSHSREGEPTYQETFYPEDINSPQRFYFKDASLTKSCSKIKLVFESMSDLFGRIIVYNFQILS
- the LOC117891030 gene encoding nuclear receptor 2C2-associated protein isoform X2; its protein translation is MNVLTNVKFTCRVSSVLNKDVKQYGKQYMFDQNDDTSWSSDEGTPQWIIMTLDEPQTVTGLCLQFQGGFSGQQFTALVYSHSREGEPTYQETFYPEDINSPQRFYFKDASLTKSCSKIKLVFESMSDLFGRIIVYNFQILS
- the LOC117891032 gene encoding AP-3 complex subunit sigma-2, with the translated sequence MIKAILVFNNHGKPRLSKFYQYFDENLQQQIIKETFQLVSKRDDNVCNFLEGGSLIGGSDYKLIYRHYATLYFVFCVDSSESELGILDLIQVFVETLDKCFENVCELDLIFHADAVHHILSELVMGGMVLQTNMNDIMARIEEQNKIVKQEAGISAAPARAVSAVKSMNIPQQIKDIKLPDLPQAIKDLKF
- the LOC117891030 gene encoding uncharacterized protein LOC117891030 isoform X1; this encodes MSANTEDVGDPAPAKRRVRRRPTIWTREKISKLIQLYRKSDCLWNHYSELYKNKDCRSKTIEHICSSLGITKNEYGKKIHNLRNQFNSELKKLERRQEETGADKTCRWEHFKSLMFLRAIIEPRPGYQPNGPTQCKKLSAKLDADQEVAPSSAPKCQLENVDQRVAVADESRAPQIQSMCETIEASVPEYVSAILSASTTCTSSAATRQVDAAGAVSVPAQVSIGRDQWDSFGELIANEFRNLNSDISRKRLKRRIMQVMLEVGEEDDREQAGPNS